The following are from one region of the Myxocyprinus asiaticus isolate MX2 ecotype Aquarium Trade chromosome 2, UBuf_Myxa_2, whole genome shotgun sequence genome:
- the LOC127411335 gene encoding C-type mannose receptor 2-like — MNRSICRILHLSFLCSLSACVQRQYRYVNVKLNWTEAQSYCRQKYTDLATFDNINSIEELIKSLKSIGIKDDWIWIGLHRTDNFKWKWSLGDPAFYTNSNSQYQNWGPGQPVGNESCTFMKNGKWYNGVSTALKSFVCYNDSSKRHILVNRSMNWRDAQSFCRENHTDLVTVRNQTENLQIEKIMNDIQISEVWIGLFRDSFEWSDQSKSSFRNWQLEEPNNGGGAENCTVVWVEENGQAQWYDDPCGIKCPFICHEDKLFLIKENVSWSEALRYCRENYVDLVSVHSEKIQYRVMEVAKQASTAAVWLGLHHYCSMNMWFWVRGEIVCRHDHQAEGDLQTVEEERMGVAVQSGGDQRWISLPETQRLNFICTNSEDEI, encoded by the exons ATGAACCGATCAATATGTAGGATTCTTCATCTAAGCT TTCTCTGCTCCTTATCTGCATGTGTTCAGCGTCAGTATCGTTATGTGAACGTGAAACTGAACTGGACTGAAGCTCAGAGTTACTgcagacagaaatatactgatcTGGCCACCTTTGACAACATAAACAGCATAGAAGAACTTATAAAGAGTTTAAAAAGTATTGGCATTAAGGATGATTGGATTTGGATTGGGCTGCATAGGACAGATAATTTCAAATGGAAGTGGTCTTTGGGTGACCCTGCGTTCTACACAAACAGTAACTCACAATATCAGAATTGGGGACCAGGACAACCAGTGGGAAATGAAAGCTGCACCTTTATGAAGAATGGGAAATGGTATAATGGTGTATCCACCGCTCTCAAATCTTTCGTCTGCTATAATG ACAGCAGCAAAAGACACATCTTAGTAAATCGGTCAATGAATTGGAGAGATGCTCAGAGTTTCTGCAGAGAGAATCACACTGATCTGGTCACTGTGAGAAACCAGACTGAGAATCTGCAGATTGAGAAGATCATGAATGATATTCAGATATCTGAAGTCTGGATCGGACTGTTCAGAGACTCATTTGAGTGGTCAGATCAAAGTAAATCATCATTCAGAAACTGGCAACTTGAAGAACCTAATAATGGTGGTGGTGCTGAAAACTGTACAGTGGTTTGGGTTGAAGAGAATGGCCAGGCACAATGGTATGATGATCCTTGTGGCATTAAATGTCCCTTTATCTGTCATGAAG ATAAACTGTTTTTGATCAAAGAGAATGTGAGCTGGTCTGAAGCTCTGAGATACTGCAGAGAGAATTATGTGGACCTGGTCTCAGTCCATTCAGAGAAGATTCAGTATCGGGTGATGGAAGTGGCTAAACAGGCCTCTACTGCGGCCGTGTGGCTGGGTTTACACCACTACTGCAGCATGAACATGTGGTTCTGGGTGAGAGGGGAGATCGTGTGTCGACATGATCA CCAGGCGGAGGGAGACTTGCAGACTGTGGAAGAAGAGAGAATGGGAGTAGCAGTTCAGTCTGGTGGAGATCAGCGCTGGATCAGCCTTCCTGAAACCCAGAGACTCAACTTCATCTGTACCAACTCGGAGG ATGAAATCTGA